The genomic stretch TTTTAGGAAGGCAAGAGGCAAGAGGCAAGAGGCAAGAGGCAATAGGCAATAGGCAAGAGGCAAGAGGCAAGAGGTAAAAAATCCTTTGTACCTCATAGCTTCGGACGTTTTGTAGTGATCTATTGGATGCGGGAGTGGATATCGTTACGGTTCAGAAGTTGGCGGGTCATGGGTCTCCTGTGACCACTGCCAAGTATGATAGACGGGGGGAGGAGACGAAGCGGTTGGCGGTGCAAAAGTTGGGGTTGTGATCAGAGGTGTTACTGGAGATCTGATTCTTCCAATTCTGCTATTTTCATCAATGCTTTTAGGGTTCCTCTCTTCAAATCTTGATTTTTGTGAACTGGAACGGATATGATTTTTTGAGCTCCTGGCTTTTCATAAATATAATGGCTTCCTGTAATTTTTCTCAAAACCCATCCTTTTTTATCAATAATTTTACAGAATTTTTTGCCAGAAACAGATTTCATACTGTAACTTCCACAATTTTGCTGTTTGGTTCAGGAATATAGGAATTGCTGGCAACTTCTAACCAACCTTCAATTGCATCTTGAAGATTTGCTAAAACCTCTTCCATTGTGTCTCCCTCAGTAATGCAGCCAGGTAGTGCGGGTACTTCTGCCCAAAAACCACCTTCTTCTGCTGGATGTATTGCGACCTTAATCTGCATTTGGGTTTGCTTGCTCAATAGTTTTTTGTGTATTTTAACTCATCACCTCATGGATCAATCAGATGATCCGGTGTACTTTTGTCAACCTTATCCACACCCTGACTACTCTTACTTTTCACTCTTTCCACTTCAACTTTTGTCAGTCAACCAGGCTGATAGCTTACGCAAAGTTAGTTCAAAAACTGCATAGATTCTAATGTGTTGCTGCTGATTGCTTTTTGGATCAAGTTTTGCCACTCCTGCTGAATTTGTTTATGTTCTTTGAGCCTTTGAAACTCAGGCCATACTTTCGAGCGAATTTCTTCCTTTCTTAGAAAAGTCCGCCACTGGTCTCCTATATCTTTGGCATAGTGAATGCGATCAAAAAACTCTCCGATGATGAAGTATCTGACTTGGCTCGGCTCAGTTAACCACTGATCTAAGGTTTCTTTGCATTTAATGACCACTTTTTTATGAAGAGCTTCTAGACGATTTTTTACTTCTTGTTGATTAAACTCTTGAACTTGGGATTCTCCTGACTCTGAATTTTTAATGCTCAGGGTGTTGTTGTTGATTAGATCGGGTTCAAGTTCGTCATCAAAGTGCTGTCGAATACTGTGTATAATTAATCCCTCATAGGAAACTTGAGACTCCCAAAGGGTTCGGAATCCTAGCTCTAATTGATTGTTATACTTATCTAATAACTCGGTCATCACTCCTAGAAACTTGGCATCACGCTCCTTGGTTAAATTACCCAAGTGCCCCTTTTTCAGGTTTACCAGCACATTTGTTACTTCTGATTTGAGCTGCTCCACCGACTGCTGTAGCCCTTCGTTTAAGGAAAGGAAATGCTTTGAGAGGTTGGCTCGCATCGCTGCAATCGATCCGTAGTAGGTAGACCTGTAAGAGCCTCCGAATCGGTCTGTGCGTTGTCTTTCAATTTCGTCTAGTTCTGGAATTCCCGGGTCACTTTGGCAGGCTTTCATTACAGTATCGACTTTGGCTTTAAAGTAAGGATCAACTGTTTCCCGGTTTTTTCTGAGTTTTTTGAGGAATTTTTCAAGACTGTCAGATAGCTCTTCTTTAAATTCCTTGAATCGCTCCACAAATAACTGGTCTTCATCCCCAAATCCAGCTAGGGCTTTACTGGCTTTATGTAAATCAGTTTCTAAGTCTTTGTGGAGGATATCTATATGCTCTTGGTAAGCTTTGGCATATTTACTGTCTAGGTCTTCAATGTTGTCAACTAGGTAATCTAGAATTAACTC from Moorena sp. SIOASIH encodes the following:
- a CDS encoding type II toxin-antitoxin system HicB family antitoxin — protein: MQIKVAIHPAEEGGFWAEVPALPGCITEGDTMEEVLANLQDAIEGWLEVASNSYIPEPNSKIVEVTV
- a CDS encoding type II toxin-antitoxin system HicA family toxin, whose protein sequence is MKSVSGKKFCKIIDKKGWVLRKITGSHYIYEKPGAQKIISVPVHKNQDLKRGTLKALMKIAELEESDLQ